One genomic window of Solanum stenotomum isolate F172 chromosome 9, ASM1918654v1, whole genome shotgun sequence includes the following:
- the LOC125875921 gene encoding pyrophosphate-energized vacuolar membrane proton pump, with product MGVTILTDLGMEILIPICAVIGIAFSLFQWYLVSKVTVGTDKPHSSGDDKNGYTESLIEEEEGINDHNVVQKCAEIQNAISEGATSFLFTMYQYVGVFMVAFAILIFVFLGSVEGFSTKDQPCTYDSTKTCKPALATAVFSTVSFLLGAVTSVVSGFLGMKIATYANARTTLEARKGVGKAFIVAFRSGAVMGFLLAANGLLVLFITILLFKMYYGDDWEGLFEAITGYGLGGSSMALFGRVGGGIYTKAADVGADLVGKVERNIPEDDPRNPAVIADNVGDNVGDIAGMGSDLFGSYAESSCAALVVASISSFGVNHELTAMLYPLLISSVGILVCLLTTLFATDFFEVKAVKEIEPALKKQLIISTALMTIGIAFVSWIALPSTFTIFNFGVQKEVKNWQLFLCVGVGLWAGLIIGFVTEYYTSNAYSPVQDVADSCRTGAATNVIFGLALGYKSVIIPIFAIAISIFVSFSFAAMYGIAVAALGMLSTIATGLAIDAYGPISDNAGGIAEMAGMSHRIRERTDALDAAGNTTAAIGKGFAIGSAALVSLALFGAFVSRAAISTVDVLTPKVFIGLLVGAMLPYWFSAMTMKSVGSAALKMVEEVRRQFNTIPGLMEGTAKPDYATCVKISTDASIKEMIPPGALVMLTPLIVGILFGVETLSGVLAGSLVSGVQIAISASNTGGAWDNAKKYIEAGASEHARTLGPKGSDAHKAAVIGDTVGDPLKDTSGPSLNILIKLMAVESLVFAPFFATHGGLLFKLF from the exons CGTCTCCAAAGTTACGGTCGGTACTGATAAGCCTCATTCCTCCGGCGACGATAAGAATGGATATACTGAATCTctcattgaagaagaagaaggcatcAATGACCATAACGTTGTTCAAAAATGCGCTGAAATTCAAAACGCTATTTCTGAAG GAGCAACCTCATTTCTCTTTACAATGTACCAGTATGTTGGTGTTTTCATGGTTGCTTTTGCAATTTTAATCTTCGTTTTCCTCGGCTCTGTTGAGGGATTCAGCACAAAGGACCAGCCTTGCACATATGACAGCACCAAAACTTGCAAGCCAGCTCTTGCAACTGCTGTCTTCAGCACCGTATCGTTTCTGCTTGGTGCTGTTACCTCTGTGGTGTCCGGGTTCCTTGGAATGAAAATCGCCACATATGCAAATGCCAGAACTACCTTGGAGGCTAGAAAAGGTGTCGGGAAGGCTTTTATTGTTGCATTCAGATCTGGTGCTGTGATGGGTTTCCTTCTTGCTGCAAACGGTCTTTTGGTTTTATTCATAACAATCCTTCTATTTAAGATGTACTACGGTGATGACTGGGAAGGTCTATTTGAGGCTATAACTGGTTATGGTCTTGGTGGATCTTCAATGGCCCTCTTTGGTAGAGTTGGTGGAGGGATTTACACCAAAGCAGCAGATGTTGGAGCTGATCTTGTGGGCAAGGTGGAGAGGAACATCCCTGAAGATGATCCTAGAAACCCAGCG GTGATTGCTGACAATGTTGGAGACAATGTCGGAGATATTGCTGGTATGGGATCAGATCTGTTTGGATCTTATGCAGAGTCATCCTGTGCGGCTCTTGTTGTTGCTTCAATCTCCTCCTTCGGTGTCAATCATGAGCTTACTGCCATGCTATATCCCCTTCTCATCAGCTCTGTCGGCATCCTTGTCTGTTTGCTTACCACCTTATTTGCAACTGATTTCTTTGAAGTCAAGGCTGTTAAGGAAATTGAGCCAGCATTGAAGAAGCAACTCATTATCTCAACTGCTCTCATGACTATTGGGATTGCTTTTGTTAGTTGGATTGCCCTTCCATCGACCTTCACAATATTCAATTTCGGAGTTCAGAAAGAAGTAAAGAACTG GCAATTGTTCTTGTGTGTTGGAGTTGGTTTGTGGGCTGGACTCATTATTGGGTTTGTCACTGAGTACTATACCAGCAATGCTTACAG CCCCGTCCAAGATGTTGCTGATTCATGCCGTACTGGTGCTGCCACCAATGTCATCTTTGGCCTTGCCTTGGGTTACAAATCTGTCATCATTCCCATTTTTGCCATTGCAATCAGTATATTTGTTAGCTTCAGCTTTGCTGCAATGTACGGCATTGCAGTTGCTGCCCTTGGAATGCTGAGTACTATTGCCACTGGTTTGGCAATTGATGCATATGGTCCCATTAGTGATAATGCAGGAGGTATTGCTGAGATGGCTGGAATGAGCCACAGAATCAGAGAGAGAACTGATGCACTTGATGCTGCAGgaaacaccactgctgctatTGGAAAG GGATTTGCTATTGGTTCTGCTGCACTCGTGTCTCTTGCCCTCTTTGGTGCGTTTGTCAGCCGAGCAGCAATTTCCACTGTAGATGTCTTGACACCTAAAGTCTTCATTGGTTTGCTAGTCGGTGCAATGCTTCCTTACTGGTTCTCCGCCATGACAATGAAGAGTGTTGGAAGCGCTGCTCTTAAGATGGTTGAGGAAGTGCGCAGGCAATTCAACACCATCCCTGGTCTCATGGAAGGAACTGCCAAGCCTGACTATGCCACCTGTGTCAAGATCTCCACAGATGCATCAATCAAGGAGATGATTCCACCTGGTGCTCTTGTCATGCTCACTCCATTGATTGTTGGGATCTTGTTTGGCGTCGAAACACTTTCTGGTGTTCTTGCAGGATCTCTCGTCTCTGGTGTACAG ATTGCCATTTCTGCATCCAACACCGGTGGTGCCTGGGACAACGCTAAGAAGTACATCGAG GCTGGAGCCTCAGAACATGCAAGGACTCTTGGCCCCAAGGGATCTGATGCACACAAAGCTGCTGTAATTGGTGACACTGTTGGTGACCCTCTCAAGGACACATCTGGACCATCATTGAACATTCTTATCAAGCTGATGGCTGTGGAGTCCCTTGTGTTTGCTCCCTTCTTTGCCACCCACGGTGGTCTTCTCTTCAAGTTGTTTTAA